The following coding sequences are from one Triticum aestivum cultivar Chinese Spring chromosome 5A, IWGSC CS RefSeq v2.1, whole genome shotgun sequence window:
- the LOC123105026 gene encoding uncharacterized protein has protein sequence MEMELLLPTTQRPHGASLLPRSLRFDYDRFVFQSRRQNGDLPYAGHDGPSVDRELLPPPATKSPTPATMRPPPATRGPPLAVNYLPPPAMFPVDASVPPLQDLAPPRTVPCLNLVLALHRFLYFDSRQPHVFILGGTRLKSKPQYFLL, from the exons ATGGAGATGGAGCTCCTTCTCCCCACGACGCAGAGGCCCCATGGAGCCTCCCTCCTTCCCCG GTCCTTACGTTTCGACTACGATCGATTCGTCTTTCAATCTCGTCGGCAAAATGGAGACTTGCCCTACGCCGGCCACGACGGGCCCTCCGTCGaccgtgaactactccctccgccgGCCACGAAGAGCCCCACGCCAGCCACGATGCGTCCTCCGCCGGCCACGAGGGGCCCTCCGCTGGCCGTGAACTATCTCCCTCCGCCGGCCATGTTCCCTGTCGACGCATCGGTGCCGCCTCTCCAGGACCTCGCTCCTCCTCGTACTGTGCCATGCCTCAACCTCGTCTTAGCCCTGCACAG GTTCCTTTATTTCGATTCGAGGCAACCACATGTTTTTATTTTGGGCGGTACAAGATTGAAGTCGAAGCCTCAATATTTTCTTCTCTGA